TGCAGCCAGGGCATAGAACATGACTTTGGTTGGATGGGACAATGTGTGGGTTTTAGCCTACAGCAAACAGGGCACACGGGGACAGGGGTAATAGCAGGGGACAGACTGAGAACATGCAGCACAGACATTTGCTCTTACATCGGTGTCTTGCTCGCTTATCTTGTAGGCATGCAGGGTCTCTCTGTAGGCTTCTGGGAAGGGCGTTGTCACCTGAAAGCAGAGCACGGGGTCAGCCTGGCTCTGGGGTCCCaggggctgccagcagccctgtgAGGAAGAGCATCCCTCTGCCCCAGTCTTGGGGAGCCCCagtgccatgggctgggtgAACAGCACTGAGCCAAGCTCTCTGCCTGATGCCAAGAGATGCCTTGTGACTCATTAACTGCCTGGTGTACAACCACCACCATTACAAGGCCAGGGAAATGAAGGCAACAAGATTAAGCTGTAATCCCACTGAGTGGAGTCAGAGAGCCTATAAATCAGCTGCTGCATCAGGACCTGTTTACCATCCAGCTTCTCCGTGAGTCATTTGCCTTTCCTGGAAATCTAAATTACTAATAGGACCTCACCAATTAAATGCCTCCAAGACCTCGAGATGAAAGGCATAAGATAGGAAGAAGGGGATCATTATTGCTAGAAAGCAAGATGCTCCTTCAGAGTGATTTAAAACCACAGGACAGTCCTAACAGACCCGAACATGGGAAATGCCAGAGTCTGGTGGATGCAGATCCTGCATAGAGTTCAGCCAATAAAGGCAACACAACAGCTCCATCCTCACCCTGAAGCACATCCCTGCTGCACAGGGATGGGACCAAACACCCTCCCCTCCCTATAGAGCATCAGCACTCTGAGCTGCACCCATGTCCCCAGGCTTTTGCATCCACTCCAAACTCCAGGCAGGGATGCTTCCTCTCCCTGATGTTGCTTTGATTGCAGATCCATGGGCTGGGTTCCTCCAGATCGACCTTCTGGTCACATTGACACACAAAAGCACCCGAACGCAGATGAGAGCTCAGGATCGCTGCTTCCCCACCTTGTGCTCTCAGGATCACAAGGGTTTACAGGGCTGGAATGGCTCATGGATGGATTTAGCAAAGCCTGGGATGAACGAGCGGGACCCCCAGAGCGTGATGTGCCTGCACTGCATGATTGCTGGAGTTTGCATGAGCAGAATGGCAAGAGATGACCTCAGGGATGGCATGGGGAGGCTGGCATGGCCTGCCATGCACGGGCATTAGCAAGGCTTACTTGCATGTAGAGCTGAGCCCTAGGGGACGAGCTCTCCACCATCCTGTTCACCATACTGATCAGGGTTTCGCTCTCACTCATCTGCGACAGACAGGGAAGGAAATGTCAGAGGTCAGCGGAGAGACGCGGGCGCAGTGCTGGTCAGGAACCCTCAGGGCACTGTGCTGCAAGGTGCCACCTCCAAGAGACATCCCAAGGGCTCGAGCCACAAGGAGGCAGCTGCCCCAGGCTGAGAGCATCCCAGGGGCTGATTGTTGGGGATGAGAAACTGAACCCAGCCTGGACTGGGCAGCAAATTGTACATACAGACACAAACTTGCATGATACCCGCTGCTGCAACACACTGCATGGCcccagcagacagacagacaggtcGGGCCAACAAACAGCTCTGTGTCCTGCCCTTGTAGCAGAGGGACGGTCCTGCTCaggaggggatggggacagcagtgTCCCCCATTCCAGCTTGGGGGCTTCAAGCAGCGGAGCTGGGTGCTCCCATGGGGATATGTTACATGTGAGATGCCCTCGCAGCACAGATCCAGGAGCAGACCCCATTGGGGAGCAGCACCGGTTGGGGTGCAGCCAAGGGAGCGGACTGGTGAAACATCAGTGCAGagagtgaaaataaagcagtgaatTGTTTTAAAAGAGCTACttggcagcactgccctgaaTTAGAGGTcagcaggagaggaggaggagatggaaaGCCTTTTTAGGGAGCGTTTTAAAGTGCTTCGGTGAGGGAGCGTTGCTGCCGACGGCGTTGAAATAATCCAGAGAGCTTTTATTGCACCGAGTGCTCCTGTGTGTCGCTGGCTCTGCTCCAAGGCAGACACAGATCTCGGTGATTGCTGCACCGATGGGGATTCACAGACTAATGAGATTGTACTGGAGCAGCTCCCTCACTGCAAACCTGGCTCCTGCAGCGAGCACCAGGCGGCAGCAACAGCCGATGGCTCCGGATCCCATGTCGGTGCTGGTGGTTCCCATCCCACCACTCCTATAGCTCTTCCCAAGGCTCTCCCTCACTCTGCTCCCAGAATGAGGTCAGCTCATGGCTTTCCTCCAAGCACCCCACAACATGCCAAACCCCAGAGCTGTCATTTCAGGTCCGGTCATCCTATcccagctctgcatcccacCTCTTGCCTTGGAGGATGCACATGGTGGGTGTATCACCAAAGCACTGTGCTTGCCCTCCTCcccctgcagcacagtgtgaaTGCCCCCAGCACCTCTGTGCCAATGGGTGCCATCTGCTGTGCCCAGCCCTGGGCCACCATTTCTGCAGCACCGATGCTGTAGGCACCCCAGACCCAAGGATGTCCCCCCGTTGccccccagctccagcacaccACACAGAAGACACTGTCAGGGGTGGTTTTCTGCCAAGCAATGAACAACCCTatagaggaggaggatggaggaaGCAAACCAAAGATGACACGTGCTGCTTTAGTGCCCAGAAGGGTGAGGATGGATGTTAGGGGACGAGATGCTGCGCTGGGAGGGAGAGGGAcgctgctgggatggggcacaTGGGGACGTAAGCAGCGTGAGGcttgcagccagctctgcctaCCTGCTGGTCCAAATACTCTAGGTTTCTTTGCAACTGAAGGTCTAAAAGTTCATCCTACCCGGAGCCAGCAGGCATGCGGCAAGAAACGAACACACAAAACATAtaaaagaagaagcaaagcagttAGGTgaaggctgcagaaatgcaaagaccTCTCAGCTGGGGAAGCAAAGTGCCACCTCCTCTGCCCAAAGAGAGGATGGCTGTGGATGGTGCAGGTCCCTCTCCCTATGTCTGGGCTCTGCTCACTGTCCCTGCATCTCTTGCTGGTGAGGATGAATGGCAGCATGGACAGCTGATGAAAGTTTATGCTTCTCCCTCTTGCAGTGGCTGCTCCTGCCGTGAAgtttcagggctgtgctgcaccaTGTGGACCTGCAGGTCACGCTCCACAATTGAAAAGACACCACCATCCAgggacaagcagcagcagcagcagcccaaagTGAAGTATAAGGAGGTGGGAGGTACAGGGTGCACCCCAACCTCACCCCAACCCCAGGGGAGCAGTGATAAGATGGGCATCGCAGAGCATAGGGGGGTGCAAGGGTGCTTCAGCGCATCCTCAACTCCAGCATAGGGCCAGGAGCTTTTCATAAAGCATGGCCAGGATTGACCAGACATCAGTCCATGCTCCATAATCCCAAATTGCCCCATTGCAGCCCATCTCCAACCCTCCTGGAGCAGCTGTTTCCTTCTCATCCGAGGCAGGGCAAGCTGTGCCCCACAGCAGACCCTGCACCCTGTCCCATGGGGCTGAGGGCAGTGAGGAGCTGTGAgccccccagctcagcccaTTGGCACCAGCAGCATACTTACCATCTTGTCGTGGACTGTGGGGGATGCTGGGTAGTGGTAGGGGTACATTCCTGCAGGCATGGGCCTCCTGTCACCCAGGTAGTCATACTGAGGAAAGAGGAGACCCCTATCAAACCCCATGGACAGGTGAGGGGTACATGGAATCTCGTTGTATCCCCCTCTTTTCTATGCTGCACTGCTGTAAATGGGGGAAGATTGATCCCCTTGGTGCAGAGCTCAGCCACTCAGCAGggtcagggctgcagcagccatgcagGAGCCACCAGCATGCCCCATTTGGGATTGACTTGCTCATGGAGGTCCTAAAGGAGGACCTAAAGCCACCCGCTGCTGCACATCAAGGACTTGGTAGCACCTCGAGGccaacacatgcacacagaggACACAAGCTGCGCTGTAGCATCCCCACCCTACAGCCCTCAAGCAGGGTCCCCTCCATCTGCTTACCTTGGGAGAACTGATGGATCTCCTCATCATGAAGGTGCCAGGGTCGACATAAATCTCCTCTCCACGCGGCGGCAGCCGCTCAAAGCGGGCGCTGGGAGAGCGCACCGGGGAGTACACCCGAGTGTGGCTGTAGGATCCCTGGCTGGGTGAGCGGGGCACGGAGCGGGAGCGGGGCTGCAGTGACATCCTCCTCAATGATCCCGAAGCAGCATCCACCTCATCAAAATAACTTGGCTGCCTACCAGGGAGCCAGACTGGGACATCCTGCCTGCCAAAACCAGGGTGCTCCTTCCATTCCCGGAGCTGGTAGGGGGCCCCATTGCGGAAGGAATGTCGCTTGTCCTCCAATGCCCAGGGAGGGCTGACCCGCTCATAGGCAGGCATGGAGCAGATGCTGTCGGGGCGCACGCCGGGTGGGTAGTACTGGTAGTCCTCAGGGTACTGGGGTGAGTAGGGGGGGTAGTAGTCGGGCACCCGGCGAGACACGGGGTAAAACCTGgtggggctggaagggaagagaggagtCAGAACTGAGTGGTCACAATAGGTCAGGACATCTTTAGAGCAAGCAGCATTGGGAAAGCTGGCTTGTGTCCCTCATCTTGGGGACCACAAGGTGATCCACTCCAAAACCGACCCTACTTGGCTTTTGTGGTGTGTGTACAGCTTGGAGCTAACCTGATTTGCTGACCCCAAGAGGGGATATAATAGGTGGAAAGAGGCAACATATTCCCATAACACACACagtggagaaaaggagaaggacaGCCAGAGTCCCCACCGGACCTCACAGCCCCTCACCTGCGCAGCTCCTCGGGGGGCACGTTGCCCCGGCGCAGGTTcacccactgctgcagctgcgTCATGGAGCTCTTACGCTGCGCGATCTTCTCGGGGTTGGTGCGGGGGGCGAAGCTGCGGCGGTGGGCAGCGCTGTCCCCATCAGGTGGGGGGTAGGCAGTGCTGCCCGGGCGGCTGGGGGACGTGTAGGGCCAGCCATTGGGTTGGGGCGGCCGCTCTGTGCTCGTCGGCACCCGCGGTGCTTCGGTGTAAGGGCTGCTGGGCTCAGAGGGAATCTCTTGCCCCGCGATGCCGTTGGCTTTGACCaagttttccttcttgctctCCATCCTCTCTGGTTTTCTCTCAAGTTTCTCTGAGCCACGGCCATCTCCTTCACCCCTGGTCTTGGGGTCGGGGTCAGCTTTGGGGTGCTCGTGGTGCACGGTGTTAcgatggtggtggtggtgtttgcTGGGGGGGATGTTTTCAGAGTCCGTCTTCTCGTGTCTGCAAGGCACGGAGATGCAAGCAGAGCGTTACCTTTCTTTCATAACACCCTCAGGATGGCTGTCAAcatcccatccctcctcccACAGGATGCTGATGCTCCCCAGTTCCATTCTGCTCCCATGCTCCCCCCCCCATTCCCAAGAGGCAGAGGAACGTCTCCAGCCCAATGCGACACAGACAATGCTCTGACCTCTGGGTTGGGGGTATCTGCACCCGGGCAGCTTCGCCCATGGCTTGGATCCAGGATTCCTGCTCCTCTGTGTTCTCAGCACTGAAGAAGTACGTCCGGATGCCGGCGTGCTCAGCCTGGGGAGACAGGGACTGCTCGTTACTCGCCGGCATCTCCTCCACCCAGCACACGGTCACCTGCAGGGAGGCAGAGAAGTGGGAGGGAGAGACAGACAGGAGGTGTGAGAGCTCCATCTCCTGCTTGGCAAGAGCTCCTGGTGCTGCGGTGCTCCGTCCTTTCCTCCCCAGGAGCATCCTAACAGCACCgtgtgggatgaaggctcacTGTGATGCCCTCACCCCCAGTGCTGGTCCAAGTGTTAACCTTCATGCAGGACGAGGGGGAAGGTGGCTTCTTGGTTCAGACAATGCTTTAGGGGGGAAAAGTTCACTTTGGGTTTACTTTCCATGCCCACACCCCACCCTGTGCTGTAGGCAGGGTTGGTTGCCCTGGGCCTTTTTGAAGCAACCACCTTCCCCCTCTCTGGAGAGGAACAGGAGGCAACAaggaggaaggaatggaaaaaaaaacaaacagcagaatcTTCCCTTTGGTTTCCATTTAGGGTTTCCATTTAGGACAGAGATGCCTCCTGCTTGGCCCCTCCAGCCCTCTTACATTGAGAGCTTTGAGCAAGAGCTCAAACCAATTTCTCCCCCGGGTTAGTGGGAGCGGGGCGAGCAAAGCATGCAGCCCCTCACCCTCAGCATGCACCCATAACGCAAGCAGATGTACCTATGCTGGGTGCTGGCGTGGCCGACGGGCGCTCGGAGACCTCCTGCCTGGGGGGATCCTCGCCCGCGGAGAGAGGAGGAAACACAGAGATGGGGTCAAAGCTCAGCAGGGGGAGCGCGGGCGCAGCCCTCGCTTTGCTTTGGGAACCGCTCAGCCCTGGAGGTGGATGGGGATCACTGTGACACCACAGCTTTGGGACATTTGGGTGTCTGTTGAGCATGGCGGGAGGGGCTCCAGGAATCCATAacatggttgggttggaggggacttaaagatcatccagtcccactCCTGCTATGGGCAGGTTGCCATCTCCAGTTCAGGCTGCCCGTGGTCCCATCCATGACCTTGggcaccttcagggatgggacaaAGCCATCCATCGGTACCCTCAGGtgcacacaaaaacacaacccCTTGTTATTAGAGCTCAGCCGGTGAATATCAGCCCTCCAGAGCTCCTCCTCAGCCAGCATCACAAGCCACCTCTGGgtcactgctctgctcccagcacagacagCTTTCTGGGCATGGGCACATAGTAATCACTGCTTGCAAGCACTCACCCTAAGCCATGTTCACTGTGGGTTTCAGGGTTGCAGCTACAAAAATGTGCCCTTCAGATTGCAAAAGCATCCCCGCAGTGAACTCAGAGCAATGCTTGAGGTGCTGGAGCCCACAGCTGGCAGTGTGCAATGCCCATGGATGGGAAACCACATTTGCAGAGGTGAGGGCTGCAGTGCCCTAAtctcagctccagcactgggggctgGCTCAGTACTTCTATTGCTGGCTGGGTCTGTCGGGGTGCACATGCACTGAGGGAGTGCAGAGGTGCAGGGGTGGGTCTGTGGAGCTCATGATCAGGGAGGTGTGAGCTCGGCTTTGCACAAGTCAGGCTGTGCGCCGAAGGTAGCAAGGGGTGGCAGCGCTGCAAGGTGCACACTAGTGCCCACCAGTTCTGTGTGAGTGCCACTTAGCATCACTGTAGGGGGGACAGATGGGGTCTGCTCAGGGACAGATGTGGGACAGGCACTCTCTGCCTTCCAGCTCTCCCCTCCTACATCCACTGCAGGGAGGGCTGATGAGCAGCAACTAATGCACCGgtcaaagcaagcagaaaaaaatggaggtgGGGATGCTTTGTGCCTGGTAGAGAGAGCTCTGCTGAAAAATGCCACTGGAGTGGGCAGGATGGGAGCAGGGCTTGGAGGGGAAAGCAATCCCAGCCCACACAGTAGGAGGTGATGCTGCTTTGCCCCCCctcatgcctcagtttccccagcaCATCCCAGGGGATTCTGGCAGTTCTCcacagctgggctctgctccatGCCCCACCACCAAGAAAGCGAGAggagggcacagcagggaccccaTCAGCATcagccctcctcccccccagcactgcacagccctgcactcaCCTTAAAGGTGTGCTTCCTGCTGATGTTGTCAGAGGGCTGCACGGCTGCCACGCGAAAGCTGAGCAGGGGGATGCTGCCCAGGATGCTCTCCTCCTTCTCATCTGGTGGGCAAACAGGGGCGGTTAGAGGCACAGTGGAACCCCAGCAGCCCACCTGTGGCAATGTGCTGCCTTCCTGTTGCTTCGCCCTCCCCTGCAAGCAGTGCCGCTGCTCAGCACGCCAACCTCCTCAATAATTCATGCTCGCCCTCGGCTGCCAGGGAGAGCTGAGTTGAGTGAGCTGCCAGGAGGCGGGTGAAGGGCATTAACCCCTCAGTGCCCCAGCATGGCGAGCACCCACAGGAGCAAGCACCCACAAATAGCAAGCACCTGCAAAAACAAGAACACCCGCAGGCATCGTACCTTTGTAGTAGAAGAGGCAGCGATCCACCAGCACAAACCAGCGCTTGTTCCACTGCTTCACCCCCGAGCTGGCCTGcaagagagcagcagtgagatgctggCTGCAAACACCCACTGGGAGGTGCACTCCCTTGGGATGGAGCACGGTGGGGTTGGGGCACCTGCTTGTAGAGCCAACCGCTTTTGGTGACGGCGGCGTTGGGGTTTCTCTTCATGGAGTTGGAGCGCTTCCCGAAGGCAATACCCTTACGGGAGGAGCGCGACGCCTGCAGAGGGGGAGAGGATGAGCTCAGTGCCCGGGGGGGACCCCCACTTCCCGTCATCTGCTCTGTTGTTGCCCTCTGTGCCACATGGACCCGGGCACGCACCCGGCCTCCAGGCCGCTCCGGGGCCACCTCTGTCACCATGGTGTGGTTGGAGGgctcgctgctgctgctgctgctgtttgccagGCGCTTGCTGCCTGCTTTGCTTGACATGTCCAAGGTCTGCCTGTGGCACAGAAGGGGTTGTCAGTATAGCTGAGTTCCCCCAGGTGATGTTTCTCTATCCCGCAACCCACCCTGGTCCAGAAACCAAAGGGAGGTGGGAGCCAACCTACTTTTGCACGTCTAATTTTGAGTTCTCTTCTGGAAGCTGTCCTGTCACTGGGTGCAGGAAGGTGTTCCGCCTTTCATTGTGGCTGCAAGACACAACAGTGGGCTCCGTTAGCACccaggaaggaggaggatgaggtCCGAGGGTGCACAGAAACCCAGCAAGGTGCTGCCCACACGCCTGTGCAAAGTAAAGAGCTCCATCCATCCTTGCTCACCCCTCAGATCCCTTTGCTTTTAGCACCGTTCTGCTGCTCTGGCACCAGCACTTTGTTGTGCTTCTTGCATCATTTGCATTGCCTTTCACCTGCACCTTGCCGAGAGCCGGAATGAGTTCTCTGCCAGCTGAGACCTCATTACTTCTGCTGGACACACCACACA
The genomic region above belongs to Excalfactoria chinensis isolate bCotChi1 chromosome 23, bCotChi1.hap2, whole genome shotgun sequence and contains:
- the PLEKHA6 gene encoding pleckstrin homology domain-containing family A member 6 isoform X4; its protein translation is MLKFRADRRVSHNERRNTFLHPVTGQLPEENSKLDVQKQTLDMSSKAGSKRLANSSSSSSEPSNHTMVTEVAPERPGGRVRARVHVAQRATTEQMTGSGGPPRALSSSSPPLQASRSSRKGIAFGKRSNSMKRNPNAAVTKSGWLYKQASSGVKQWNKRWFVLVDRCLFYYKDEKEESILGSIPLLSFRVAAVQPSDNISRKHTFKVTVCWVEEMPASNEQSLSPQAEHAGIRTYFFSAENTEEQESWIQAMGEAARVQIPPTQRHEKTDSENIPPSKHHHHHRNTVHHEHPKADPDPKTRGEGDGRGSEKLERKPERMESKKENLVKANGIAGQEIPSEPSSPYTEAPRVPTSTERPPQPNGWPYTSPSRPGSTAYPPPDGDSAAHRRSFAPRTNPEKIAQRKSSMTQLQQWVNLRRGNVPPEELRSPTRFYPVSRRVPDYYPPYSPQYPEDYQYYPPGVRPDSICSMPAYERVSPPWALEDKRHSFRNGAPYQLREWKEHPGFGRQDVPVWLPGRQPSYFDEVDAASGSLRRMSLQPRSRSVPRSPSQGSYSHTRVYSPVRSPSARFERLPPRGEEIYVDPGTFMMRRSISSPKYDYLGDRRPMPAGMYPYHYPASPTVHDKMDELLDLQLQRNLEYLDQQMSESETLISMVNRMVESSSPRAQLYMQVTTPFPEAYRETLHAYKISEQDTDKLLGKLCEQNKVLREQERLVQQLRAEKESLESALMGTHQELEMFGSQPAYPEKLLHKKESLQNQLINIRVELSQASTALANSTAEYETLESEVSALHDDLWEQLNLDIQNEMLNRQIQKEIWRIQDVMEGLRKNNPSRGTDTAKHRVAIGPSGTYSSNSPASPLSSASLTSPLSPFSLISGSQGSPTKPGPSEEPGPPRPPLPKSYIPLEPPPTVPPLPSESRPWPYPTSPSWQRGGESQRGQPKPNLEQSKKETQRTAASGPTAEGLQSRQEQEAEKQAALNKVGIVPPRTKSPTEEEVVPTTGMLRRSTSGMANGLGSRERPKSAVFANETKVKMSVEEQIDRMKRHQSGSMKEKRRSLQLPGSQQPDTPGTKAPASYKVVRRHRSIHEVDISDLEAALRSDEPGKVHETPREEIARLRKMELEPQHYDVDINKELSTPDKVLIPERYIELEPDTPLSPEEMKEKQKKVERIKTLIAKSSLQNVIPLGEGEVDAPQDPETQLQEQEKRIEISCALAAEASRRGRMLSAQALAAASAIKFHGATF
- the PLEKHA6 gene encoding pleckstrin homology domain-containing family A member 6 isoform X5; this encodes MLKFRADRRVSHNERRNTFLHPVTGQLPEENSKLDVQKQTLDMSSKAGSKRLANSSSSSSEPSNHTMVTEVAPERPGGRVRARVHVAQRATTEQMTGSGGPPRALSSSSPPLQASRSSRKGIAFGKRSNSMKRNPNAAVTKSGWLYKQASSGVKQWNKRWFVLVDRCLFYYKDEKEESILGSIPLLSFRVAAVQPSDNISRKHTFKVTVCWVEEMPASNEQSLSPQAEHAGIRTYFFSAENTEEQESWIQAMGEAARVQIPPTQRHEKTDSENIPPSKHHHHHRNTVHHEHPKADPDPKTRGEGDGRGSEKLERKPERMESKKENLVKANGIAGQEIPSEPSSPYTEAPRVPTSTERPPQPNGWPYTSPSRPGSTAYPPPDGDSAAHRRSFAPRTNPEKIAQRKSSMTQLQQWVNLRRGNVPPEELRSPTRFYPVSRRVPDYYPPYSPQYPEDYQYYPPGVRPDSICSMPAYERVSPPWALEDKRHSFRNGAPYQLREWKEHPGFGRQDVPVWLPGRQPSYFDEVDAASGSLRRMSLQPRSRSVPRSPSQGSYSHTRVYSPVRSPSARFERLPPRGEEIYVDPGTFMMRRSISSPKYDYLGDRRPMPAGMYPYHYPASPTVHDKMDELLDLQLQRNLEYLDQQVTTPFPEAYRETLHAYKISEQDTDKLLGKLCEQNKVLREQERLVQQLRAEKESLESALMGTHQELEMFGSQPAYPEKLLHKKESLQNQLINIRVELSQASTALANSTAEYETLESEVSALHDDLWEQLNLDIQNEMLNRQIQKEIWRIQDVMEGLRKNNPSRGTDTAKHRVAIGPSGTYSSNSPASPLSSASLTSPLSPFSLISGSQGSPTKPGPSEEPGPPRPPLPKSYIPLEPPPTVPPLPSESRPWPYPTSPSWQRGGESQRGQPKPNLEQSKKETQRTAASGPTAEGLQSRQEQEAEKQAALNKVGIVPPRTKSPTEEEVVPTTGMLRRSTSGMANGLGSRERPKSAVFANETKVKMSVEEQIDRMKRHQSGSMKEKRRSLQLPGSQQPDTPGTKAPASYKVVRRHRSIHEVDISDLEAALRSDEPGKVHETPREEIARLRKMELEPQHYDVDINKELSTPDKVLIPERYIELEPDTPLSPEEMKEKQKKVERIKTLIAKSSLQNVIPLGEGEVDAPQDPETQLQEQEKRIEISCALAAEASRRGRMLSAQCATPSPPTSPASPTPPTNPLSSEPSRVADCSHFMRV
- the PLEKHA6 gene encoding pleckstrin homology domain-containing family A member 6 isoform X8 codes for the protein MLKFRADRRVSHNERRNTFLHPVTGQLPEENSKLDVQKQTLDMSSKAGSKRLANSSSSSSEPSNHTMVTEVAPERPGGRVRARVHVAQRATTEQMTGSGGPPRALSSSSPPLQASRSSRKGIAFGKRSNSMKRNPNAAVTKSGWLYKQASSGVKQWNKRWFVLVDRCLFYYKDEKEESILGSIPLLSFRVAAVQPSDNISRKHTFKVTVCWVEEMPASNEQSLSPQAEHAGIRTYFFSAENTEEQESWIQAMGEAARVQIPPTQRHEKTDSENIPPSKHHHHHRNTVHHEHPKADPDPKTRGEGDGRGSEKLERKPERMESKKENLVKANGIAGQEIPSEPSSPYTEAPRVPTSTERPPQPNGWPYTSPSRPGSTAYPPPDGDSAAHRRSFAPRTNPEKIAQRKSSMTQLQQWVNLRRGNVPPEELRSPTRFYPVSRRVPDYYPPYSPQYPEDYQYYPPGVRPDSICSMPAYERVSPPWALEDKRHSFRNGAPYQLREWKEHPGFGRQDVPVWLPGRQPSYFDEVDAASGSLRRMSLQPRSRSVPRSPSQGSYSHTRVYSPVRSPSARFERLPPRGEEIYVDPGTFMMRRSISSPKYDYLGDRRPMPAGMYPYHYPASPTVHDKMVTTPFPEAYRETLHAYKISEQDTDKLLGKLCEQNKVLREQERLVQQLRAEKESLESALMGTHQELEMFGSQPAYPEKLLHKKESLQNQLINIRVELSQASTALANSTAEYETLESEVSALHDDLWEQLNLDIQNEMLNRQIQKEIWRIQDVMEGLRKNNPSRGTDTAKHRVAIGPSGTYSSNSPASPLSSASLTSPLSPFSLISGSQGSPTKPGPSEEPGPPRPPLPKSYIPLEPPPTVPPLPSESRPWPYPTSPSWQRGGESQRGQPKPNLEQSKKETQRTAASGPTAEGLQSRQEQEAEKQAALNKVGIVPPRTKSPTEEEVVPTTGMLRRSTSGMANGLGSRERPKSAVFANETKVKMSVEEQIDRMKRHQSGSMKEKRRSLQLPGSQQPDTPGTKAPASYKVVRRHRSIHEVDISDLEAALRSDEPGKVHETPREEIARLRKMELEPQHYDVDINKELSTPDKVLIPERYIELEPDTPLSPEEMKEKQKKVERIKTLIAKSSLQNVIPLGEGEVDAPQDPETQLQEQEKRIEISCALAAEASRRGRMLSAQCATPSPPTSPASPTPPTNPLSSEPSRVADCSHFMRV